In a single window of the Carassius carassius chromosome 26, fCarCar2.1, whole genome shotgun sequence genome:
- the LOC132106269 gene encoding uncharacterized protein LOC132106269, with the protein MASALHYCFLILIFGIPMHECTAVLLNGNCVPLEPCFDLNVMANMAERVSKDVIAADGEKILLKHSSFDKIRKKKNLHSCVLQKIINLFQNVLEKTKKNDVHNNKELNHHLELIHIMDQLRHCVYKTKNRCTKLYEMSDITTTSSPMISEKNMNPNQLAVLQLQKLKSASKRLNDVHIQESVMDELKTLHFYMEGKGFRKNTQMTEEKHGVS; encoded by the exons ATGGCCAGTGCTTTGCATTACTGCTTTCTGATCCTGATTTTCGGCATTCCAATGCACGAATGTACGGCGGTACTCCTAAATGGCAACTGTGTACCTCTGGAACCCTGTTTTGACCTGAATGTGATGGCTAATATGGCCGAGCGTGTCAGCAAAGATGTG ATAGCTGCGGATGGTGAGAAGATCCTCTTGAAGCACAGTTCCTTTGACAAAATTCGGAAAAAG AAAAATCTTCACAGCTGTGTCCTGCAGAAGATCATTAATCTATTTCAGAATGTTCTGGAAAAGACAAAGAAGAACGACGTCCATAACAACAAAGAATTAAACCATCATCTTGAGCTTATACACATTATGGATCAACTCAGACACTGTGTGTATAAG ACAAAAAATAGATGTACGAAACTATACGAGATGTCTGACATAACCACAACTTCCTCTCCAATG ATTTCGGAGAAAAACATGAACCCAAATCAGCTTGCTGTCTTACAGCTACAAAAACTGAAGTCTGCCAGTAAGAGG CTCAATGATGTGCATATCCAGGAGTCGGTTATGGATGAGCTGAAAACCCTCCATTTCTACATGGAGGGAAAAGGCTTCCGAAAAAATACACAAATGACTGAGGAGAAGCATGGCGTTTCATGA
- the ifng1 gene encoding interferon gamma 1, translating into MDSWLNMVLLCGLLLIASLQTTKAFRFPRSKSNKIQMLNTNIHNLQAHYNTGGPEWFGKSVFVSHLDQLNSKPSCTCQALLLERMLKIYEDIFQDMLNKSEEKEVKENLKYVMTEVNKLKHKYSVEHKVLRELQDIHSVKVKNGTVQGGALNDFLMVFNRAYTEKHHHRTIVRTRVESGVLRQLKKSTSAFKRKDYKSNFSERLILTRTMTAQHMMALFWGVCLLILGQMTYGEASVPENLDKSIDELKVHYIKDDSELHNAHPVFLRFLKDIKGTLEEPEQNLLMSIIMDTYSRIFTRMQKDSKDKATKERLAHVQEHLKKLQENYFPGKSAELKTYAETLWSIKEDDPVVQHKALFELKRVYREATQLRNLKNKERRRRQTKITRSKSLNKS; encoded by the exons ATGGATTCTTGGCTCAACATGGTGCTGCTGTGTGGACTTCTGTTGATAGCATCTCTTCAGACAACCAAAGCGTTCAGATTTCCACGGTCCAAAAGCAACAAGATCCAAATGCTGAATACAAATATCCACAATCTGCAAGCGCATTAT AATACAGGAGGCCCAGAGTGGTTTGGAAAGTCTGTTTTTGTATCTCATCTGGATCAGCTGAAT TCCAAGCCTTCCTGCACTTGTCAGGCACTGTTGCTTGAAAGAATGCTGAAAATCTATGAAGACATTTTCCAAGACATGTTGAATAAGTCTGAGGAGAAAGAAGTGAAAGAAAATCTAAAATATGTTATGACTGAGGTGAACAAGCTGAAACACAAGTACAGTGTAGAACATAAAGTATTGAGAGAGCTTCAGGACATTCACTCAGTcaag GTGAAAAATGGAACAGTCCAAGGAGGGGCATTAAATGACTTTCTTATGGTGTTTAATCGGGCCTACACAGAAAAGCATCATCACAGG ACTATTGTCAGGACACGAGTAGAGTCGGGTGTTCTGAGACAGCTTAAAAAGTCAACTTCGGCTTTTAAAAGAAAGGACTACAAGTCAAACTTCAGCGAGAGACTTATACTAACAAGGACTATGACTGCGCAACACATGATGGCCCTTTTCTGGGGAGTATGCTTGTTGATTTTAGGACAGATGACATACGGCGAGGCCAGCGTCCCTGAGAACCTGGACAAGAGCATCGACGAGCTTAAAGTGCACTAT ATAAAAGATGACAGTGAGCTACACAATGCACATCCTGTCTTCCTACGTTTCCTAAAAGACATAAAGGGGACTCTTGAG GAACCTGAGCAGAATCTTTTGATGAGCATCATAATGGATACATACAGTAGGATATTCACTCGCATGCAGAAGGATAGTAAGGACAAAGCTACAAAAGAAAGACTGGCACATGTTCAAGAGCATTTGAAAAAACTGCAAGAAAACTACTTCCCAGGCAAAAGTGCAGAGCTCAAGACGTATGCAGAAACCCTTTGGTCGATCAAG GAAGATGACCCAGTCGTCCAGCACAAAGCATTGTTTGAGCTGAAGCGTGTCTACAGAGAAGCAACACAGCTGAGAAACCTGAAGAACAAAGAGCGCAGGAGACGACAAACCAAAATCACAAGAAGCAAAAGTCTTAATAAATCTTGA
- the LOC132106270 gene encoding interferon gamma-related — translation MYCRLNMVYLICALLLIVSLQGTVGARLPQSQKDKEQMLKNVREKIESLQKHYHTTGTEWFGKSVLSSHLHQLNSKASCTCQSLLLDSMLNITETIFQDMRRKAENEETKTSLTDVMTEVKMLRHKYSEEQKVWRELQDIHSVEVNDGKIQKGALNSFLILYDLAY, via the exons ATGTATTGTCGGCTTAACATGGTGTACCTGATATGTGCACTTCTCCTAATAGTGTCTCTTCAAGGAACTGTCGGAGCCAGACTTCCACAGTCCCAAAAGGACAAAGAGCAAATGCTGAAGAACGTACGAGAAAAAATCGAGTCTCTGCAAAAGCATTAT CATACAACTGGTACAGAATGGTTTGGAAAATCTGTTTTGTCTTCTCATCTGCACCAGCTGAAT TCCAAGGCCTCCTGCACTTGTCAGTCTCTGCTGCTTGATAGTATGTTGAACATCACTGAAACAATTTTTCAAGACATGAGACGGAAAGCTGAGAATGAAGAAACAAAAACCAGCCTCACAGATGTAATGACTGAGGTGAAAATGCTGAGACACAAGTACAGTGAAGAACAGAAAGTATGGAGGGAGCTTCAGGACATTCACTCAGTCGAG GTGAATGATGGCAAAATCCAGAAAGGAGCACTAAATTCCTTTCTCATTTTGTATGATCTGGCCTACTGA